The following are from one region of the Nerophis ophidion isolate RoL-2023_Sa linkage group LG20, RoL_Noph_v1.0, whole genome shotgun sequence genome:
- the LOC133538680 gene encoding complexin-1-like, with protein sequence MNFIMKAALGGGPPDVGKMLGGEEKEEDPDAAKKEEERQEALRQQEEERKAKYAKMESERESMRQGIRDKYGLKKREEAEAEAAAAAEETVAGSLTRPKKAVPTGCGDEEEEESIMDTVMKYLPGPLQDMLKK encoded by the exons GAGGTCCTCCTGATGTGGGCAAGATGCTGGGCGGGGAGGAGAAGGAAGAGGACCCTGATGCTGCAAAGAAAGAGGAGGAGAGGCAAGAAGCGCTGAGGCAGCAGGAGGAGGAGAGGAAGGCCAAATATGCCAAGATGGAGTCCGAGAGGGAATCGATGAGACAAGGCATCAGGGATAAG TATGGCTTGAAAAAGCGCGAGGAGGCGGAGGCtgaggcagcggcggcggcggaggAGACTGTGGCGGGCAGCTTGACCCGACCCAAGAAGGCGGTGCCGACCGGCTGCGGTgacgaagaggaggaggagagcaTCATGGACACAGTGATGAAATACCTTCCAGGTCCGCTGCAGGACATGCTAAAGAAGTAG